The Quercus lobata isolate SW786 chromosome 4, ValleyOak3.0 Primary Assembly, whole genome shotgun sequence genome segment attaaacagtttgatgaataaatatattacaatctataatataagccaagaaataaactttgaaaccaatatgaacaaaatccacgtcaaacaaaaccatttcgatcattaagaatatgacttactaaaatcatgaaaaacacaggattcattactaaaaaaaaaaaaaaaaaaaaaaagcatctttagtctttatagattttgcctGAGTACCCAGATACGAtgacacatactcacacaaaaagagacataaacacggacaattaaagaaaaaataagaaaaacaaagagacgtaaacacgaacaattaaagaaaaaatataggaaaaaaaaagttggaatagaaatataagataaagatgggttaccctcaaaaagaataatccatggatattcattgaaaatcttctagataatttctgataatagaaaaaataaaacccaaaagttatgatcttaaaacttccaaaaggccaaaaaaaaaaaaaaaaatcagaagattcaaagtttcaaaagtattgaaataaaacaatatatatatatatatatatatataattacgcaatagagaaatacaatagaaagaagggaatccatgattatagcttttccacttatgtattggactcctctccttcttcagtcaatgcatcaaggttaggattatttgatttgttcaataaaaatttgaaaatttaattaaaagattcaggcctagcaattaaataaacaaaaaacaattgacaaacttataagaaaaaacaacaaatctataatttttattgaacaaatcaaataaccctaaccttgatgcattgaaaccaataataagttttaaggagaaaattgtgttgcggcaaaaataagtttttggggcttaggttttctacgcaagcaattcttaaataggagagagtagaggcggtgggagagtgtccttatttggctagaagtctaatttgcattgaaaaaagaaaatagtgatgaggtggaaaatttaatttaatttaaatattgtgctgacgtgaaaaattgtgggagtttcaaaaacttcggttttatatatatatatatatatatatagataataataataattaattaataaaaaacacCGAGCTAAATCAAAGGCTCTGACAAAGATATTGTTTGTAATTGTGGTATGGGGGTGGGATTGTTACAAATATTATACTTACACAGTAATTTGAGTCGGTGGAATATTAGATCGTTTCCAGCTGTTTAGGAATATTTCCATCCAATTTCCAAGAGTAAAAGTTCATTTCGCTTATTCTTTCTAAAGTAGTTTCCACCAAATTCTgtgtccattttttttcctactattctatttaaatattgaaaaagttAATTGATGTCTTAAAggtattaatttataaaatatttttaaacaaattttataagaaattaattacttcttATATTTCgctataaaagtggtatcaaattttttttaaaatagtcaaTTAATAAATGTCTTAAAAACACCCATTGTGAGGGCCTTTTTGTATTGATAGGCCTTAACCCCTTCTGTTGCGCATTGACTAGTTAATTTGGAGTAAGAAAGTTGGGACTGACCTTACTAAGACTGGGTTTCAAGATAGCTTGTGCACAAGTTAAGCTTATCCAATGTAGACACATCCTGATATGAGCGTTGTGAACTAAACACAAGGTGTGGTCACAGCAGTAATTGTTACAGATATCACAGCAGGAATATACTAAAGTAGgataactaataataaaaaaaataaaaaataaaaaagtgctAAATAAAGTTAACACCATGAACAAAATTAGTAGCACTTCGGCAAAGTAAACAggcttgtttctcaaaaaaaaaaaaataattaattaattcaccATACACGCATGGCTAGAGATCGATGTCAGGTTAAAGAGaggattataatttttaaactagAAAAATGTGATTTTCCAATTAATATGATCACACAGCTCAACCAGTGAGGATTATTAATTtccttggaagattttttttatttttttattttttttattatttttttttttttgagaatgtccTTGGAAGAGTTTGTGGAAACCAAAAATCCCTTCATTGCCAGTTTGTTAGAGGCTAGAGTGGTGTGGTTCGGCGCACACCCCTGAGGATACACACCATGTTGCTACCCAATTGTTGAAGAGATCTTTGGgcttgaaataaaaaaaaaaaactagtcaaGCAAATACAAAGACCCACAAATGGATGTGAAGTCCCAAAAATGAGTGCAAAAAGCTATAAATGTAAAGGCCCATATAAGAGGCCACAATAGAGCCGAAAGGAACTCATGAATGGGTGTAAAGGTCCATAAAGTGCTTAATTTCCAAAAGCAGGGTGGAAACATTTACAATTTTACCGAAAAGGGCTGCAAATTACAAAATACCTATCCTATTCCTAACTGGACTTATTTGGGACCTTAATTTAAgcttaatgaaaaaatatctaCCTCTAAATTCTTCGGAAATAGtttctttaaattgaaaaaagtaTCGACACACAAGCCAAGACACGCACgcatatgtgtatatatatatatatatatatatattagttttagGCATCCTCTGAAGCCTCTATTGCTAAAGATGATAATCCATATTATTCCTCTCATTAGACTCTTTTTGGGCATGACTCAGTTGCAACTCCATCcttaattgaaaattgatttcCTATTTCAACTCCATAATTCCAAAAGATGATATCATCGGCACATATCAACGAAATTGCTAAAGCCACTTCTTACATCACTACTGTCGGCACATTCCAACAAAGCTATTGAAGACCTGCTgtgaatagaaaaaaaagttaaattgaCTATTAACAATTCACAATTCACTATTCTATTAGTGTCCAATTTTGCCTATAAAAGGCTGCTTCCCTTTTGTTGTAATtagaactcaattttctaaGCTTTTATATTCTCCCTAGATTCTGCTTGCCTTCCCAGTTTTTAATCTTGTAACCTTAGTCCATTCCTACCTAGAAAAACTTGCTTCTACTTATATTTGCtgttaagtttttatttaaataacttGTGACGTCCTACTATGTTTAATTATAGATAGTATCAAGATGTTTTCATCTCTAAAGTTATACTTTGCAATGATAGTCTTAAACCCTAttggaaataaaatttcattgatGGTCTGCCTCATCTTTTTGCTCATGAACATTCACAGCAGATGtgccaaatgtgccaaatgtcaaatatttggcacatttgacacaccaaacaccaaaaaaacccCTTTATGAGATGTTTcaaatctcataatttttgccacatgTAAACAGTATCGTTCCAGTTTGGAACGGTacggctaaaaaaaaaagaaagtttttattcatttctctcaTCCTTTTTgactttctctcttctctctctttcatttctctgccgctgttgttgttgtgtttgatgatgatgatggtgggaggagttaatatattattttaatgtatagtaaatattattttaatgtatagaattgaattataaaacatctaataaatgagatgttgtaaaatgatacagtaaaataataaagtagactTTTGATGTGtaaaaatggtattttttatagaacatttgctgtggatgctctaaggtaTAAAGAATAATTAATGAATATAGCTGGtataattaattatgaaatattgATGACGTCCTTCTCTACTCAGTCTATTGATGAACATTGAAagaatttgtatttgtttcttgattttattaaatataatggTCTCGTTGTTTCTGCTAAGATAATCAAGctatttcaaacaaaaattcgTTTCCTTGGTTATGAGAAGGACAAATCCGCCCTAGTGATAGAGCCATCCCATTTGCTGATAAATTTTCTGATTATATcacaaataaaacacaaatatatatatatatagacacataTCCACAATCAATTGCTGTTGGTAGTATACCACTACAATCAATGTTTTCCCAAATGAAAATTAGACGATATTCATACATCTAATTCTACTCTAAAGtcttaaaacaaataaaatataaaattgaaaatcattGATGATGAAAATGATAAGAGTATCAACATCGCTAGGCGATCTCCTGAACAAGAAGTGACATTAACTTACCCACAAACTCAAATCCCATGATCAAAGAGGAAGTGAACAAAGTAGCAACCTTAAGAGTTTGAAAAATAATCCAAGTCTTTCCGAGCTATGCTTTGCTGCCACGGCCGAGTGATGCATCATCAAGTGACGCAGTATAATCAAAAATAGATTCAAGAGGAAGGTTTACTCAGTACGACAAAAATAACGAAGGAAGAGGCAATGTGTGCGAGATAAAATTGCAcataaatagtaatatagaGAAATATCTAATTGCAACTTTTGcacttcaattttttattataagctttctttttttactcAATCCTCCAAACTATGATATCGGCAAAAATTATGGCTGCAATTTTACTATCCCACCAAATGGGAATTtttggtagagagagagagagagagaagcaattttcattttctgaaCTTCACCTACTAAAGTTAGTATACACATATTTGTACatcattgaaaataataataagaaaacaaataatatggACAAATCAAGcagaaccaaaaacaaattatgCTACAACATTGTCAAAGCTCTGAGAGAATGGCAGGGATGTAATGAGATAACTCTGCAGTGAGGGACTGAAATCCATTCACAAGCTGTGTGTGGAATTCCTGGTCTTCTTCTCCAATCAATCTGAAGTGTACCCGAATGGCCCGCTTGCAAACAGCCATGAATTCAAGGAGTGCAGCAATGAGTTGCTGCAATTCCCGTGAACGCAGCCTCGTTGCAGGCTCACCAGACAGGAAGGCCGTACACACACTTAGGACTCCACTGTTCACCTGCACATGTAGTTGGCCAAGAgcaattagaaaataataagcGACGCCATAAGTTTGATTACAGCGCATTTTCAAAAAGAATGGGCACAAGGTAATTCTAATTACTCAGAATCTGGAAGTAAGcaatatatattgttaaaactGACAATACAGAAAACAGAAATTAAAAACCGGAACTTAACAACTTACTTGAACAGCAACACTGCCTTGAAGAATTCTCTGTAGACTCTGGAGACGAGGGAGTTGATCACCTTCAGAACTGCGAGGCTCTTCAAGCTCATTTCGTAGTGCAGCTGTCCGAGTTTCAATCATTCCAATTGCATTTTCTACTGGGGAGAACTCAAGAGATTCAGATTTAATTACCAAGAGCCTATTCACATGGGCAGGGAAGGAGCCCTCAGTCTGAAGCACACTTCGCCTCTTCCATTGGTCTTCCAATCCACCCTGGGTCTTGCCATTTTTCGTAAATGGGGTATCAAACAAAAAGCGGTCAAACACACGTGCACGGACACTTCCAGTGGAAAGTGAAAAGATCCTTTCCCTTCTACTTCCCAAATCTTCATCCTCCATTACTGCATCAACAGCAGTTAATCTGCAGGTAGCAGACTCCAGGCTGTAATTCATCTGCCTTCACTTGTCTTGAATCTTGAATAATGTGTAAAGTGTGATTGCCGTCCATCCTAGACTCATATATATGACTAAGTTTCTCCGTTATGTCACCTAGCTGAATGTCACGGGGCTCCCGGTATACATTCTCCTTTCTATCAAGCTTCCCAAATCTATCACCATAGAATCCCACCCGATAGTATGTGGCATCAGTGAATGGAATTGGGCTTGATTCCTGCTCAAGAATTGATTCATAGATAGTAGTGAGTAATGTGTGACATTTAGCCAGCTGCCCATATGCCCTCCTGCTTTTATAAACTGGAATTACAAGCTCAAGAATGCTGGCACAGAAGTGATAAGAGCTCAGCTTGAGAGAAAAGCTTATTAGCAAGCTGAAGGTACGTCACTGCAGAGTCAACTGTGAGCATTGAAGCACCATATCCCTCTACCTCAGCAGCAGAAGCCTCTGATGTGATCTCATTGCTCACCATTGGGCAAATTTTATGAAGAGCAGTTACATGATCCTTGCTCCAAACGACATCATTTCTAGCCACAAGGGCCTGCAGTAAATTTAATTAGACATATGAGCAGATGGCAGTTAATTTTTACGCAACAGTAAGCAAATCATGAAGTCAATTTTACAGCTCTGCACTGTACAAGGTGAGAAAATGGGGAAATAGTTAGGCAGATTTTCTAAGGTCAACTTTCCATATAAGGACTGAGGGTGGTTGAACCACAAGCCCCAATAACAGTTTACTAATTGCATCAGCATCACAACACCAGCAACAGCCACAGGACACTGGGCAGCTTCAGCCCAAGACTGCATTTCCTGATGTGCATCACATAAATGTAGCAACCACATTATGTGAAGATCTGGGACGGGCGCAAATGCCATTGCAAGTTTGTAGAAACTTTCAGCAGCTGCATATCTATCCATAGTCATCACAGATCCCTGTGAGAGAAGGGAGAAAATGATAGTATTATTTTTGCTAGTTCAATGACATTTACTCATCAGGACAAGAAAGTAGGAAAGTAATGACCACATTCAAAATTGGAAAAATTCCTTCAATCGCATTTGTCAAATACGCACAAACTTCCTTAAGATTAATGGTAACAAAGATATGTCTCTGTGTGTATGAAGCTCCTCTCTTTCTAATCAACCCAATATCCCACAGCATCCACTCCATGGCAGTAGGCAAATGcaattgtatttttaataataacttacctCGTGTgtaacaaaatagaaatgaaggaagaaaaagatgTGTGAACACAcaggaagaaaagagagagaaattgagagaaaagatAAGAAACTTTCTCTAATTCTTATATTGAATGAATCTGTACACTTATTAGGCTTATATACATCTCTGAACCTAAATACCCAAAACAGAGTGTAACGGAATAACAGAAactaaggggctgtttggattgagttttttgataactcaattctctgtttccataactcataactcaaaaatggtgggacccatagtaaaaaggttgtttggccaaacgataactctgtttccataactctgtttccatcactcaattctctgatttttgagttatgagttatggaaactgaaaacaacaaaaggctgttttcagtttccataactcataactcaatggcatttccgtaaataaacacaTATGAGGGACacacagccgcaacttttgaccactttttgactttttttttttttttgggtggcgttgcctgtttgttttttttttttttttctttttcttttctttttctgggttggccgttcaggttttttttttttttttttttttttttttttttttttttttttctgggttgcgttgttctttttttttttttcttttcttttcttttccttttccttttcctgggttggctgttcggtttctggtggtgttttttttttttttttgttttggcgttgtttctttttttttctttttcttttcttttcctgggttggctgttcggtttgtttttttattttttattttttttattatatatatagcttcGGTGAGTtggtgctaaaaaaaaaaaaaaaaaaaactactgtaCTGGCTGACAggtgtgggacccatgaatagtgtgaaaaaattgagtgattgaatgaaaataaaagtgatgttgccaaatgagtgtgaaaaaatgagtgatgagtgatgagtgatgagtgatgagttatgagtgatgagtgatgagtgatggaaattgagtgacggaaattgagtgatgaaaaacccttacccaaacaggccctaaggGAGCTAAGGGAGTTAGTTACAGCACGTGTAGGAATTAGTTACAACACACGTGTGATATAATCTGAGTTAAATAAACAACTAAGACTACATGTCGTTTAGCTGCTCTTCTAAGTAGACTTGTAGCTTAGCTTGTTTGTGGTGTCGTtttactcttcttttctttcttcttattctcTGATCCTTTCTTCTTACTTGTCTGATATCGTGTTTCAAAAACACTCTATCAAACATCCACATAAATTTGACTAAACGCTATTGGGTTGGCACTGCAAAGACCCTACCTTGACCTTAACCCTATTCCCAAAATCTATATCAGCCACTTGCCCAAATAAAATCCCATCCCTGTGCCAATAGGGAGTAGAAAATCAGGTCACCTCATTAAATTGATCCCTCGCCATTTCAGCATACCTGGCACAGGCCTATTTTAAGGTGGGAAGTGCGGGGTAAGGAGTGGCGAGGGAAGGGGCTCCCTATCAGTTTATAGAAATGAATTTTACGAATATTTAAGTTTGTCTCAAGTACATGTAAATTGTCAAAGTTCCTAGTACTTATAGGAAATGTGTCCTTTTAAGTGTCCAACTTTACATGTGTCTGTAGGTTACTTTACTTTGATGAAAGAAGACATAACTCTGCCAAAGCAAAAATACTTGTACTATAACCTACtgataaaattacaaacccagATAAAGTAATATATGGAAATAAGCAGCTCTATAAGACTTATCTCCCACCATGAATTAGAAGCAATGTTAAATGTCCACACAAGATGTGCCAGTTACAATGAAAGCAAGAATGTAAAACAGAAGTTTAAAAAAGAGGGATCAACCCTTAACCCTGATTAGTGCAACATTCTCATCCAAATAGGGTCAAGGCATAGTGTTTGTTAATTGAGTAATTATTCTTACTGTTTCTCAAACTCAAAGCTGATGCAAATATTGCTAAAAACTTACCAATAGTGCATGCTCCAAGCTTCCATCAAGGGCAAGAAGAAGACTGTCAGAGAGATATTTCACCTCTGAACAGGACCACCTGTTCTCTTCCGACCTTTCCGGAATTGTTACCAGAGCACTATCAGAGAGTCCACACTCCCTCAATAGGTTGGGGCTTTTAGCTTCATCTGACATTTCCTCCAAAGATTTTCTAAGCCGTCGTGCTTCACCACTTTCCTCTAGCGTTCCGTCCGGCTTCATCTGAGTCACTTGCACATCGTACATCAGCTCCGATAATGTGATAATCAGCATGACCCTTAACCTTGCTGTCTGCATGAAGCAATAGAAGGAACTCTGCAAAacatacaaataaaatagtgtATGTTAAGAACAAAAGCAGCAATCTATGAACTTCAAAGGGCATACCTTCACAGTCGAAGTAGATGGAAAGTCACTTGCTTTAAGAAACGATCATTCTCCCTTGCCATTAGAGTTCCTCCATGAAGATCAAAGACATTGTTGAAGACAGAAAACAAAGCTTTCCAGAAAGACAGAGGTTGATTTCGGGAAAAGAAGCTCATTAATATGGCTGTGATACAATCAAGTTTTCCATAGTCAGTAGAGATGCTATGGGAGGCAGCCATCATGGAAAATCTGTGTTATTTCCAAAACCTGGAGATTGACAGAAGCACTCAAGTTTTCTGCCAAAGCTCCTGGAGTGAATGTGAAATTATCAGTGGCCTAAAATAGCTAcaataaatgtaaaacaaaaataatagtcaTTTCTTGGAGTAAATGGTGCTGTTGCAGCAATCAAACCAGCAATCGatttttctatccaaaactgTACCAATTTTTGTCTCAATATCGGGTGCAAAGATTCTCGAAGTGCTTGTGCAGAAGCTCCAATCCTAGAAGACTGTGCCTGAGCCAGAGCTTCTCTCAAGGAATATGGCTGGCTAGGGGAGCTTAATTGGGAATTCACTCTCTGCCATAAATAACCATTTTCAGGTGTTCCCTGAGGCTGAATTAGAGTTTCAAGGCGTATTGAGGATACAATGAATATGTTCTATGCCATGAATATTTTCaacttcaaaaatattttgttcatgaAAGAGACAATAAAGTACATAATTTCCAAAAGCATTTACCACAGGGTAGAAACAGTTACGATTTTACCAAAAAGGGATTCAAAATACCTGTTCTATGTGGACTTCTTTGAGACCCAAAGTTTAAGCTTAATGAAAAACATCTACCctaagtttttaaaattggaAAAAGTAGCAACACACAAGCCAggaggatatatatataaatgtccACACAGTCAATTGCTGTTAGTAGTCGACCACTACAATTTGTTGGAAGTAAATCTATTATCTTCAATGTTTTGCCTTAATGAAATCAGACAATATTCATACTTCTAATTTAACTTTAAAGtctttaaacaaataaaatatagacttaaataaaaaaattaaaaatcaacgATGATGGAAATGATAAGAGTATCAATGTTGCTATGCGATCACCAAAACAAGAAGTAAAATTAactgacaaaaaaaaatcaaatcacatcaTCAAAGAGGAAGTAAAGTTTTGAACAAAGTAGCAACCTCAAAAAGAATTAAGCATTCCTCCAAGAGTTTGAAAAATAATCTACTCCGAGCGATGCTTTGTTGCCACGCTTTTACAAGTGATGCATCTTCAAGATTGCGCACAATTTgcaaaataacaattaaaacTTCACGCTTTTCAACGGCATTTAGGTTGTAAAAGACAAGCATTTCATCTACGATCTGCATATGAGATcatttagggtgtgtttgaatatcgcttattttgttgaaactaaaaacttattgcttaaagtactgtaaataaatgtaataGTTAGTTGGAATAGTACAATGGGACTCATGaaaagtaccaaaaagtgcagtgaaactcatgaatagtagcaaaaataagctaaatagtaaaattgttaggttctaaatatttagaacaattggcaaatcgtgaacacaaacttatCTAGATATTTGCTCTgtattaggaacaccctcaatcaCAAAATTAGAAACACccacaaattaaatatatatatatatatatatatatatatctgtatatattaagaggattcttattttttttttctctatcaaaaatacccctaaattaattaatcaacaacttaaaaattgggttaaaatagtaaattagaaaaagaaagttagttattgctttatttactgtcaaaaatacctctacctaaaacttaaaaatgggattaaaatagtaaattgacaaaaataataaattcttacTTCTACGTTAAAATGCCTTCCTACTTCTAATAAACTTCTACTTTTACGttgatttaaattcctacttATACTCACTAACTCTCTACAAAATATGAttactcttttgttagttttaaaactcctccaatctacaaaactcacttcacgtattcattttttttttttttttttacttcatcacaatgtttttgtttcttttgtcctcttttaaaaaaaataataataaaattaaaaaaaaaattcattacacccttagggtttttttttttggttattggaaaaagtagaaatcccaaattataataaatgcaaattattataatttgagatttctattttttctaatctaaaaaaaaaaaaaaaaagacaaaagaaacaaatacattgtgatgaagtaaaaaataataataatagtatgtGGGGTGCGTTTTGTAGAttggagttttaaaactaacaaaagagtaatcctattttgtaggaagttagtgagtagaagtaggaatttaaatcgtcctaaaagtaggagtttattaGAAGGTATTTCAATGTAGGAGtaggaatttattttttttttttcaatttactattttaaccccatttttaagttttaggtaggggtattttttataataaaaaaagcaaaactaactttctttttccagtttactattttaaccccatttttaatttgttggttaattaatttaggggtattccactttcaagcaaaaaaaaaaaaaaaaaaaaagcccaaaaaaaataattttgaactaaaatctgaagaaaaaaaaattgtaacagagccAAACCCATGGCAAGCCCAAGAGATTATAGAGGTAGCAAACCcatggattctcaaaaaaaaaaaaaaaaaaaaaaaaccaaaccccaatATAGAGCAAATCAAATTAGAAATCACTAAAGGCCTAAAACAAGCAAACCTAAAGAGTAAAGACAGAGCAAGCAACGCCTCAGTCCCTTAGAGCAATGCCTCACTGCCTCATGCTCAAGCCAACTGCCAACAAACGAAGTCACGGAGACCGGATCAATCACGTCACTCACAGTAGCcaattttcttgatttaaaCTTGAGTTACTCCTCTTCTTTTTGACTGAAATTATTCTTTGCTTATCAAAGAAAGGGTATATAATTAGATTCCTTTCCCTGTTTGATTTGCAGGGCATAATGTACTAGCATATTCATGCTTGGAATGAATTTTAGcctattttttggtttgtagCAATTGCCTTAAATAGTTTGAACCAAAATCATGGTCATTTCTCATTTCTCCTATTCTCCTATACTTTGTggaatttattgtatttttctttcctctaaTTTATccacttatttgtttttttgttgggaGCTTACAAACTCAGACTTTCAGTTACAATGATGAGGGTTTGCTTCTTCTCACAATAaaagtttgaatgtttgaagcACAAAGTTTGTAAGCAATGACTACAAACTTTTACTAAAAAGTTAAtatggttacatattttgaaaatcttaccgttggattgcatgttctttatactTTTAGAGCACtctcatcaggtgtgccaaatattaaatatttggcatttggcacaccaaacatcaaaaataGACCCTCAtgaggtgtgccaaatgccaaaaaatttggcacaccgctacagtaccgtctcaaatatgagCCAGTACGGACACaaatgctataatttttttcttattttattcgCTTTTCTCTCTCCTCGCAACACATCTCTCTCCGTCTGCAacacaattctctctctctctctcctctctagTCTTCATCTTTCCGTTGCTCCCTATTTCTTTCTCagtttcatttctttttatctctccaTCTCTCCGTCTCTgcccctctttctctctcttttttttttttcctaagaagGCGATTCCGATTTGAAGCAGAGCTCACCGATTGAAGCTCGCCAATTTGAACCTCTGCTCACCGATCTGAAGCTCTGCTCGCCTA includes the following:
- the LOC115987462 gene encoding guanine nucleotide exchange factor SPIKE 1-like, with product MEDEDLGSRRERIFSLSTGSVRARVFDRFLFDTPFTKNGKTQGGLEDQWKRRSVLQTEGSFPAHVNRLLVIKSESLEFSPVENAIGMIETRTAALRNELEEPRSSEGDQLPRLQSLQRILQGSVAVQVNSGVLSVCTAFLSGEPATRLRSRELQQLIAALLEFMAVCKRAIRVHFRLIGEEDQEFHTQLVNGFQSLTAELSHYIPAILSEL
- the LOC115987463 gene encoding guanine nucleotide exchange factor SPIKE 1-like codes for the protein MQTARLRVMLIITLSELMYDVQVTQMKPDGTLEESGEARRLRKSLEEMSDEAKSPNLLRECGLSDSALVTIPERSEENRWSCSEVKYLSDSLLLALDGSLEHALLGSVMTMDRYAAAESFYKLAMAFAPVPDLHIMWLLHLCDAHQEMQSWAEAAQCPVAVAGVVMLMQLVNCYWGLWFNHPQSLYGKLTLENLPNYFPIFSPCTVQSCKIDFMICLLLRKN